One window of the Chitinophaga niabensis genome contains the following:
- a CDS encoding DUF4488 domain-containing protein, translating to MKMNIKSYFALLFVIMVTTSFTKDEVLSNRFKGVWQLVSLNYGKGDGKPKMVTLKIFGDSSFQSYICTPEGSVQTIEGKFKVLSDTLYKETIIEARNTAMNGQTYDIKYKMNSRAFTISGIVGGKNADGSVVKTAFQETWVKIEFQ from the coding sequence ATGAAAATGAACATCAAATCCTATTTCGCGCTGTTGTTTGTAATTATGGTGACTACTTCATTTACAAAAGATGAAGTATTAAGTAACAGGTTTAAAGGAGTCTGGCAGCTCGTGTCCTTAAATTATGGGAAAGGAGATGGAAAGCCGAAAATGGTTACGTTGAAAATATTTGGAGACTCCTCTTTTCAGTCTTACATCTGTACCCCGGAAGGCTCGGTACAAACCATTGAAGGAAAATTTAAGGTGCTCAGTGATACGCTTTATAAAGAAACGATTATCGAAGCCAGGAATACTGCCATGAATGGCCAAACTTATGATATTAAATACAAAATGAATAGCAGGGCATTTACTATTTCGGGTATAGTTGGTGGAAAGAATGCAGATGGCTCTGTAGTGAAAACGGCGTTCCAGGAAACCTGGGTGAAGATAGAATTCCAGTGA
- the xerD gene encoding site-specific tyrosine recombinase XerD — protein MWESNIKGFNTYLKSEKFLEKNTIEAYIRDVERLTEYLAAVDKPVSPEQITLDDLQACAQWIASLGMTATSQARIIAGIRAFFRFLLSQDMIREDPSQLLEAPKTRRKLPDFLSFQEIEDMISRIDLSKPEGHRNKAILEIMYSCGLRVSEVVSLKISQLHFEEEYIRVIGKGDKERLIPIGESAMKYITIYYNETRKAMLPKKGQEDILFLNRRGSALSRVMIFLIIKDLAAQANIHKTISPHTFRHSFATHLVEGGADLRAVQAMLGHESITTTEIYTHLDRQYLRDTLQHYHPGF, from the coding sequence ATGTGGGAATCCAACATTAAGGGCTTTAATACCTATTTAAAGAGCGAGAAGTTTCTTGAAAAGAATACGATTGAGGCTTATATCCGTGATGTAGAGCGGCTTACAGAGTATCTGGCGGCAGTGGATAAACCGGTATCCCCGGAGCAAATTACACTGGATGATCTCCAGGCTTGTGCGCAATGGATTGCTTCCCTGGGCATGACGGCCACTTCGCAGGCCAGGATCATTGCGGGGATCAGGGCTTTTTTCAGATTCCTTCTCAGCCAGGATATGATCAGGGAAGATCCTAGCCAACTGCTGGAAGCGCCCAAAACACGCCGCAAGCTTCCCGATTTTTTAAGTTTCCAGGAGATTGAAGATATGATCAGCCGGATAGACCTCAGCAAACCTGAGGGCCATCGTAACAAGGCTATCCTTGAAATCATGTACAGCTGTGGATTACGGGTCAGTGAGGTGGTATCTCTGAAGATCTCACAGCTTCATTTTGAAGAGGAGTATATCCGGGTAATTGGAAAGGGGGATAAAGAACGGCTGATACCGATCGGGGAATCTGCCATGAAGTACATCACCATATATTATAATGAAACGAGAAAAGCAATGCTGCCTAAAAAAGGCCAGGAGGATATCCTTTTCCTGAACCGGAGGGGCAGTGCACTCAGCCGGGTGATGATCTTCCTTATTATAAAGGACCTGGCTGCCCAGGCAAATATTCATAAAACCATCTCACCACATACCTTCCGCCATTCATTTGCCACACACCTTGTAGAAGGCGGAGCTGATCTGAGGGCGGTACAGGCGATGCTGGGGCATGAAAGCATCACTACTACCGAGATCTACACGCATTTAGACAGGCAGTACCTCCGCGACACGCTCCAGCATTACCATCCAGGTTTTTAA
- a CDS encoding pyruvate carboxylase, whose protein sequence is MSDSSLKKIQKLLVANRGEIAVRILRAASELRIRTVAIFTYEDRYSLHRYKADEAYQIGKDDEPLKPYLDIEAIIHLAKTQEVDAIHPGYGFLSENVQFARRCKEEGIIFVGPDPSVMDQLGDKVAAKTLARRVGVPLIEDSEAELKDLATVKTEAARIGFPIILKAAFGGGGRGMRVVHAADQLEKAFSEARSEAGKAFGNDTIFIEKFIEEPKHIEVQLMGDNHGNIVHLYERDCSVQRRFQKVVEIAPSPNLPVETREEIYGYALALARAVNYNNVGTVEFLVDRQNKVYFIEVNPRIQVEHTVTEEVTGIDIVRSQILIAKGHHLSDPEIFLKNQEDVKLNGFAIQCRVTTEDPENNFTPDYGTVIAYRNAGGFGIRLDEGSAYSGVKISPFFDSMLVKVTASGRTLSGAAGRLHRTLKEFRIRGVKTNIRFLENVITHDTFRKGNCTVSFIDKHPELFKLSPIRDRATKTLMYLADVTVNGHVDVKGKNDNKRFRVPTIPSFDPLAPVPKGSRNKLEELGREQFAQWLRNEKPVYFTDTTYRDAHQSLLATRVRSKDILAVAEGYARNNPQIFSMEVWGGATFDVAMRFLHEDPWRRLQNLRQAMPNVLLQMLFRGSNAVGYSAYPENLIAKFIEKAAENGIDIFRIFDSLNDIEAMTPSIGFVRNNTNSLAQAAISYTGDLLNKDNKKYTLDYYITLAKRLEDAGAHMLCIKDMAGLLKPQAATVLVGALKDAVKLPIVLHTHDTASVQAASYLKAIEAGVNVVDCAIASLSGLTSQPNLNSMAAILEGHERSQPMNLHSLNEYSNYWEDVREYYYPFESDMKAGTAQVYENEIPGGQYSNLRQQAESLGLGDKLETIKHNYAVVNQLFGDIVKVTPSSKVVGDMALFMTSNNLTAEEVLDETRNLAFPASVQGFFKGEIGFPYGGFPEKLQKIVLKGQKPLTGKPNGHLPPVDFDSDFAAFQLKYPLAEFLDYLSYHMFPKVFEEYYEHAQVYGNVEAIPTPAFFYGLRLGEEILITLGKGKTIIVKLVYVLPADESGMRTVVFELNGYTRRVQIRDKAVKSEVPVNKKVGNPEIEVGAPLQGKLSKLLVKAGDSISANTPLFIIEAMKMETTVTATRDSKVKTIHLREGTMVQQDDLVVELDA, encoded by the coding sequence ATGTCGGATTCATCGCTAAAGAAAATACAAAAGCTGTTAGTAGCAAACCGCGGAGAGATCGCGGTACGGATTTTAAGAGCAGCATCGGAATTACGGATCAGGACCGTAGCCATCTTCACATATGAGGACCGCTACTCTTTACACCGCTATAAGGCGGACGAAGCCTATCAGATCGGAAAAGACGATGAACCACTCAAACCTTACCTGGACATCGAAGCCATCATCCACCTGGCCAAAACCCAGGAGGTAGATGCCATTCACCCCGGTTACGGTTTCCTCAGTGAAAACGTTCAGTTTGCACGCAGATGTAAAGAAGAAGGGATCATTTTCGTGGGCCCCGATCCTTCTGTAATGGACCAGCTGGGCGACAAAGTTGCCGCTAAAACCCTTGCCAGAAGAGTAGGAGTGCCCCTGATCGAAGACAGTGAAGCAGAACTGAAGGACCTGGCTACCGTGAAAACGGAAGCTGCCCGCATCGGTTTTCCCATTATCTTAAAAGCAGCATTCGGTGGCGGTGGCCGTGGTATGCGTGTTGTACATGCGGCAGATCAGCTGGAAAAAGCCTTCTCAGAAGCCAGGAGCGAAGCCGGAAAAGCTTTCGGTAACGACACCATCTTCATTGAAAAGTTCATTGAAGAACCCAAACACATTGAGGTGCAGCTCATGGGAGACAACCATGGCAACATCGTTCACCTCTATGAAAGAGATTGCTCTGTACAACGCCGTTTCCAGAAAGTAGTGGAAATAGCTCCATCACCCAACCTGCCCGTAGAAACAAGAGAAGAGATCTACGGATACGCGTTAGCCCTGGCCCGCGCCGTAAATTATAATAACGTAGGTACGGTAGAGTTCCTGGTAGACCGCCAGAACAAAGTTTACTTCATTGAAGTGAACCCCCGCATCCAGGTGGAACATACCGTTACGGAAGAAGTAACCGGTATCGACATCGTACGTTCCCAGATCCTTATCGCCAAAGGACATCATTTATCCGATCCCGAGATCTTCCTGAAAAACCAGGAAGACGTGAAGCTGAATGGTTTCGCCATCCAGTGCCGCGTTACAACAGAAGATCCGGAAAACAACTTCACACCGGATTACGGAACCGTAATTGCCTACCGCAATGCTGGTGGCTTTGGTATCCGCCTGGATGAAGGCAGTGCCTACTCCGGCGTAAAGATCTCTCCCTTCTTTGATTCCATGCTGGTGAAAGTAACTGCATCAGGCCGTACCCTTTCCGGTGCCGCCGGCCGTTTACACCGTACATTGAAGGAATTCAGGATCCGCGGGGTGAAAACCAATATCCGCTTCCTGGAAAACGTGATCACACACGATACTTTCCGCAAAGGAAACTGTACCGTTAGCTTCATCGACAAACATCCCGAACTGTTCAAACTCTCGCCGATAAGAGACAGGGCCACCAAAACCCTCATGTACCTGGCAGACGTTACCGTGAACGGGCATGTTGATGTAAAAGGAAAGAACGACAATAAACGTTTCCGCGTACCCACCATTCCGTCTTTCGATCCGCTGGCGCCTGTTCCAAAAGGCTCCCGCAACAAACTGGAAGAACTGGGCCGCGAACAGTTCGCACAATGGCTGCGCAACGAAAAGCCTGTTTATTTTACAGATACCACCTACAGGGATGCACACCAAAGTCTCCTTGCTACACGCGTACGTTCCAAAGATATATTAGCCGTAGCAGAAGGATACGCCCGCAACAACCCACAGATCTTTTCCATGGAAGTATGGGGTGGTGCTACCTTTGATGTGGCCATGCGCTTCCTGCATGAAGACCCATGGCGCAGGCTGCAGAACTTAAGGCAGGCCATGCCCAACGTACTGCTGCAAATGCTGTTCCGTGGCTCCAACGCAGTAGGTTATTCCGCTTACCCGGAAAACCTCATCGCTAAATTCATCGAAAAAGCAGCAGAGAACGGTATCGATATCTTCCGCATATTCGATTCCCTCAATGATATTGAAGCCATGACACCGAGTATCGGTTTCGTGCGCAACAATACCAACTCCCTCGCACAGGCAGCTATTAGCTACACCGGCGATCTGTTGAATAAAGACAATAAGAAGTATACCCTGGATTATTACATCACCCTCGCTAAACGTTTGGAAGATGCAGGCGCACACATGCTCTGTATCAAAGACATGGCAGGATTGCTGAAACCCCAGGCCGCAACAGTTCTGGTAGGTGCATTGAAAGATGCTGTAAAACTCCCTATCGTACTGCATACACATGATACCGCATCCGTTCAGGCAGCTTCTTACCTTAAAGCTATCGAAGCTGGTGTGAACGTGGTAGATTGTGCTATTGCTTCTCTGAGTGGTCTTACTTCCCAGCCCAATCTCAATTCCATGGCTGCCATCCTGGAAGGGCATGAGCGCAGCCAGCCCATGAACCTGCATTCCCTGAATGAATACAGCAATTACTGGGAAGATGTACGTGAGTATTATTATCCTTTTGAATCAGATATGAAAGCCGGAACGGCCCAGGTATATGAGAACGAGATCCCTGGTGGTCAGTACTCAAACCTCCGCCAGCAGGCTGAATCACTGGGTCTTGGAGATAAACTGGAAACCATCAAGCATAACTATGCCGTGGTGAACCAGCTCTTCGGCGACATCGTGAAAGTAACGCCCAGCTCTAAAGTAGTAGGGGACATGGCCCTGTTCATGACCTCCAACAACCTTACAGCTGAAGAAGTATTGGACGAAACCCGCAACCTGGCATTCCCTGCCTCCGTACAAGGTTTCTTCAAAGGCGAGATCGGTTTCCCTTACGGCGGATTCCCCGAAAAACTGCAAAAGATCGTACTGAAAGGGCAGAAGCCCCTCACCGGAAAACCCAACGGCCATTTACCACCCGTTGATTTCGACAGTGACTTTGCCGCCTTCCAGCTCAAATATCCGCTGGCTGAATTCCTCGATTACCTCAGCTACCACATGTTCCCGAAAGTATTCGAAGAATACTATGAACATGCACAGGTATACGGCAACGTGGAAGCCATCCCAACACCTGCGTTCTTCTACGGATTGCGCCTGGGTGAAGAGATCCTCATCACTTTAGGCAAAGGCAAAACCATCATCGTAAAACTCGTGTATGTATTGCCTGCAGACGAAAGCGGCATGCGCACCGTGGTATTTGAACTGAATGGTTACACCCGCCGTGTACAGATCAGGGACAA